The Trueperaceae bacterium genome includes a window with the following:
- a CDS encoding ABC transporter permease yields the protein MWLRELKRYRRDRSQIFGGFSRTVLWLLILGFGLGAALREIEGYSYAQYILPGVIVLNVLFASLQCAIALVWDREVGLLREVVVSPAPMFSVTLGKLLGGATVSLAQGSIPLLFAPLIGVRLSVGGVLGAWAVIFALGVFMTALGVIIASRLKTFEGFGSISNGVIQPLYFLSGSIFPLKGVIGGVGFLDIPDHLREELRRIGVFAIGGGWVVQLPGWIQALVYVNPVSYQLDLLRYMLLRFNQLPLGLDVVVTFGLPLVAAVLAAGLMGRMLKQR from the coding sequence ATGTGGCTCCGCGAGCTGAAGCGCTACCGCCGCGACCGCTCGCAGATCTTCGGCGGCTTCTCCCGCACCGTCCTCTGGCTCCTCATCCTGGGCTTCGGGTTGGGCGCGGCGCTGCGCGAGATCGAGGGGTACTCGTACGCGCAGTACATCCTGCCGGGCGTGATCGTCCTCAACGTGCTGTTCGCCTCGTTGCAGTGCGCCATCGCGCTCGTGTGGGACCGCGAGGTCGGGCTGTTGCGTGAGGTCGTGGTGTCGCCGGCCCCCATGTTCAGCGTCACGCTCGGCAAGCTGCTCGGGGGCGCCACCGTGTCGCTGGCGCAGGGGAGCATCCCGCTCCTGTTCGCCCCGCTCATCGGCGTGCGCCTATCGGTCGGCGGCGTCCTGGGTGCCTGGGCCGTCATCTTCGCGCTCGGCGTCTTCATGACGGCGCTCGGCGTCATCATCGCGTCGCGGCTCAAGACGTTCGAGGGCTTCGGCAGCATCTCGAACGGCGTCATCCAGCCCCTCTACTTCCTGTCGGGCTCGATCTTCCCTCTCAAGGGCGTCATCGGCGGGGTGGGCTTCCTCGACATCCCCGACCACCTGCGCGAGGAGCTGAGGCGCATCGGGGTGTTCGCGATCGGCGGCGGTTGGGTGGTGCAGCTGCCGGGCTGGATCCAGGCGCTGGTGTACGTGAACCCGGTCAGCTACCAGCTCGACCTGCTGCGGTACATGCTCCTACGCTTCAACCAGCTCCCCCTAGGCCTCGACGTGGTCGTCACCTTCGGGTTGCCGCTCGTGGCCGCCGTGCTGGCCGCGGGCCTGATGGGGCGCATGCTCAAGCAGCGCTGA
- a CDS encoding ABC transporter permease subunit, with protein MPTGEASPPPAGSGRAAAAEAAGAARAGAWRRRRRRAASVGAGLRLLSYASLLALWLVGARLLGPAILPGPIATLQFMAHELERGALLAHLWVTTQRVLIAFLLAMALGVAMGAVMGLSRRGDDLLQGWLVVTLTVPRILLFVVAYLTLGLSDRALVVALVVSVFPTIVVAIREGARAMDGGLVQMATAFRRSPTAIWRNVVFPQLTPYIVGTARGTLALSWKMVVLGELLGRTSGVGYQIAFYFQFFNMAGILAYGLTMMILLATIDLGVMGTLQRLAFRWREPVKVGAVG; from the coding sequence GTGCCGACCGGAGAGGCGTCACCACCACCAGCCGGCAGCGGGCGCGCGGCGGCGGCCGAAGCGGCGGGCGCCGCCCGCGCCGGCGCCTGGCGACGGCGGCGGCGCCGGGCCGCGAGCGTCGGTGCCGGACTCAGGCTCCTCTCCTACGCCTCCCTCCTCGCGCTCTGGCTCGTGGGGGCGCGTCTCCTCGGGCCGGCCATCCTGCCCGGTCCCATCGCCACGCTGCAGTTCATGGCGCACGAGCTCGAGCGCGGCGCGCTGCTCGCGCACCTGTGGGTGACCACCCAGCGGGTGCTCATCGCGTTCCTCCTCGCCATGGCGCTCGGGGTGGCGATGGGCGCCGTCATGGGGCTGTCGCGGCGCGGCGACGACCTGCTGCAGGGCTGGCTGGTCGTCACCTTGACGGTCCCCCGCATCCTCCTGTTCGTGGTGGCCTACCTGACGCTCGGCCTGTCGGACCGGGCTCTGGTGGTCGCGTTGGTCGTCTCCGTCTTCCCCACCATCGTCGTCGCCATCAGGGAGGGCGCGCGCGCCATGGACGGGGGCCTGGTGCAGATGGCGACCGCCTTCAGGCGCTCCCCGACCGCCATCTGGCGCAACGTGGTGTTCCCGCAGCTGACGCCCTACATCGTCGGCACGGCGCGTGGCACGCTCGCGCTGTCGTGGAAGATGGTCGTGCTGGGCGAGCTGCTCGGTCGCACCTCCGGTGTCGGCTACCAGATCGCCTTCTACTTCCAGTTCTTCAACATGGCGGGCATCCTCGCCTACGGCCTCACCATGATGATCCTGCTCGCCACCATCGATCTGGGGGTCATGGGCACGCTGCAACGCCTCGCCTTCAGGTGGCGCGAGCCCGTGAAGGTAGGGGCGGTCGGCTGA
- a CDS encoding PhnD/SsuA/transferrin family substrate-binding protein — MRTLRLCLVLLLSPLAAHGAAQGQLPVVNAAMEATGTFSWVVHAMDYFDTATKNGIQVVATPYASKQASEIALRSGAADVKVDDFLAPALLREAGIAASGIYPYATAVGALVVGVDSGIEGLADLKGKTIAAGSLRDKSLLILRALTISEYGFDVQEDSEVVAAAPPLMMQLTADGQVDAALPLWHWVARMEAAGVAREVMSVADMLGELGLPSDLPNLMVVARDDMPDELKTRFIATLQDTFAAMVAAPADDPFWQSILDLGLYSLPDPAQFPTVIARWKKGTTSNWTQESIDGLVSMVDRLVALAGADVVGVAGVDPAAYTTRFVPR; from the coding sequence ATGCGCACGCTACGCCTCTGCCTCGTCCTCCTCCTCTCCCCCCTTGCCGCCCACGGCGCGGCCCAAGGCCAGTTACCGGTGGTGAACGCGGCGATGGAGGCCACGGGGACGTTCTCCTGGGTCGTCCACGCCATGGACTACTTCGACACGGCCACCAAGAACGGTATCCAGGTGGTCGCCACGCCGTACGCCTCCAAGCAGGCCAGCGAGATCGCCCTGCGCTCGGGCGCCGCCGACGTGAAGGTGGACGACTTCCTCGCGCCCGCGCTGCTCCGCGAGGCCGGCATCGCCGCCAGCGGCATCTACCCGTACGCCACGGCCGTCGGCGCGCTGGTGGTGGGCGTCGACTCAGGCATCGAGGGCCTCGCCGACCTGAAGGGCAAGACGATCGCCGCCGGCAGCCTCCGCGACAAGAGCCTCCTCATCCTGCGGGCCCTGACGATCTCCGAGTACGGCTTCGACGTGCAGGAGGACAGCGAGGTCGTGGCCGCAGCCCCGCCCCTGATGATGCAGTTGACGGCCGACGGCCAGGTCGACGCGGCGCTGCCGCTCTGGCACTGGGTGGCCCGCATGGAGGCGGCCGGGGTGGCGCGCGAGGTCATGAGCGTGGCCGACATGCTGGGAGAGCTCGGCCTGCCGAGCGACCTCCCCAACCTGATGGTCGTGGCCCGCGACGACATGCCGGACGAGCTGAAGACCCGCTTCATCGCCACGCTCCAAGACACGTTCGCCGCCATGGTGGCTGCGCCCGCCGACGACCCGTTCTGGCAGTCCATCCTCGACCTCGGGCTCTACTCTCTGCCCGACCCGGCGCAGTTCCCCACCGTCATCGCCCGCTGGAAGAAGGGGACCACCAGCAACTGGACGCAGGAGTCCATCGACGGGCTCGTCAGCATGGTCGACCGCCTCGTGGCGCTGGCCGGTGCGGACGTCGTGGGGGTGGCGGGGGTCGACCCGGCCGCCTACACCACCCGCTTCGTCCCGCGCTGA
- a CDS encoding ATP-binding cassette domain-containing protein, which yields MPDAPRPTQPSREATAIDAEGLGRRYGAVVAVDSVTLRIGVGEFFALLGPNGAGKTTTLHMLTTLVRPTAGRASVMGFDVVRQAHEVRRVLGMVFQDPALDERLTARENLQVHAVLYGIGRRDRRGAIERALAWAALTDAGDRAVRSFSGGMKRRLELSRALMHSPSVLFLDEPTIGLDPQGRRHLWERIAALREGGMTVLMTTHNLPEAEACDRVGIIDAGRLIAIGAPDELARAHGGDGADLEDVFIALTGKQLRDEAATARDRMVSFARRGGEHTR from the coding sequence ATGCCGGACGCGCCCCGCCCCACCCAGCCGTCGCGGGAGGCGACCGCCATCGATGCCGAGGGTCTCGGGCGGCGCTACGGCGCCGTGGTTGCGGTCGACTCCGTGACGCTGCGGATCGGGGTGGGCGAGTTCTTCGCGTTGCTCGGGCCGAACGGGGCGGGCAAGACGACCACGCTGCACATGCTCACCACGCTCGTCAGGCCCACTGCCGGCCGCGCGAGCGTGATGGGGTTCGACGTCGTGCGGCAGGCGCACGAGGTGCGCCGCGTCCTGGGGATGGTGTTCCAGGATCCCGCGCTCGACGAGCGCCTTACCGCCAGGGAGAACCTCCAGGTGCACGCCGTCCTGTACGGCATCGGTCGCCGCGACCGCCGCGGCGCCATCGAGCGAGCGCTCGCTTGGGCGGCCCTCACAGACGCGGGCGACCGCGCGGTGCGCTCGTTCTCGGGCGGCATGAAGCGGCGCCTCGAGCTCTCGCGGGCGCTCATGCACTCGCCGTCGGTGCTCTTCCTCGACGAGCCCACCATCGGCCTCGACCCGCAGGGCCGCAGGCACCTGTGGGAGCGGATCGCGGCCCTGCGCGAGGGGGGCATGACCGTGCTGATGACGACGCACAACCTGCCCGAGGCGGAGGCGTGCGACCGCGTGGGGATCATCGACGCCGGCAGGCTCATCGCCATCGGGGCGCCCGACGAGCTCGCCCGGGCTCACGGGGGCGACGGCGCCGACCTGGAGGACGTGTTCATCGCCCTTACGGGCAAGCAGCTGCGCGACGAGGCGGCGACGGCGCGTGACCGCATGGTCAGCTTCGCCAGGCGTGGCGGGGAGCACACTCGGTGA
- a CDS encoding ABC transporter ATP-binding protein, whose product MATLEAAGVTKAYQLPGGGERLALAGVDLTVADGEFVCLLGPSGCGKTTLLNIFAGLDAPDGGTVRVVGRGSAAPVAGYMFQEPRLLPWLSVSANLRFVLDARRGADDLVEFWLERVGLAGRGRDYPRQLSIGQRQRVAVARALIISPDVLYLDEPFSALDELTASRMREELLALWSELGCTVLFVTHNPMEAAFLADRIVVMSPGPGRVVENLDVGALLPRPRDANDVGVWEVSRRAVRALAP is encoded by the coding sequence ATGGCCACGCTCGAGGCGGCGGGAGTGACCAAGGCGTACCAGCTGCCTGGCGGCGGCGAGCGCCTCGCGCTGGCCGGCGTCGACCTGACCGTGGCCGACGGCGAGTTCGTCTGCCTGCTGGGGCCGTCGGGCTGCGGGAAGACGACGCTCCTCAACATCTTCGCCGGCCTCGACGCCCCCGACGGCGGGACGGTGAGGGTCGTGGGTCGCGGCTCGGCGGCGCCGGTGGCCGGCTACATGTTCCAGGAGCCGCGGCTCCTACCCTGGTTGAGCGTCAGCGCGAACCTGCGCTTCGTCCTCGACGCGAGGCGGGGCGCGGACGACCTGGTCGAGTTCTGGCTCGAGCGGGTCGGCCTTGCCGGGCGCGGCCGCGACTACCCGCGTCAGCTCTCCATCGGGCAGCGCCAACGCGTCGCGGTGGCGCGGGCGTTGATCATCTCGCCCGACGTGCTCTACCTGGACGAGCCGTTCTCCGCGCTCGACGAGCTCACGGCCTCGCGCATGCGCGAGGAACTGCTCGCGCTCTGGTCGGAGCTCGGCTGCACCGTTCTCTTCGTGACGCACAACCCCATGGAGGCGGCGTTCCTCGCCGACCGGATCGTCGTGATGAGCCCGGGACCCGGCCGCGTGGTCGAGAACCTCGACGTGGGCGCCCTCCTGCCGCGCCCGCGCGACGCCAACGACGTGGGCGTCTGGGAGGTCTCGCGTCGCGCCGTGCGCGCGCTGGCGCCCTGA